The genomic segment GAGCTGAGCAGAGGTATGGCAGCAGTTGTGAAGGACGGATGGTTTGGTTTCAGAATTCTTCAATTCTAGAGGAAACGGCCTCATATTTATGCTTGAAAATCGAGCATGGAAGACCATCGAACGGGGATGGAACTATTGATACTTTGGAGAGGCTGGGAAACGTAAAGTTCAACAGTAACGTTGTCTAGCCGAGTACAGATGATGATTGTATGGATTAAGATTAGAATTCGGACTTGCAGAGTGTATACTGTGTTAGGAAGTTTGAGTTATTTGGAAGTTGTAAGCTTTGAGACTAAGAATAGGATTTGTAGGTGCGTAATGTATAGTTTATTACGAAGTTTAAGAAAGTCGAAGCTGTAGCTTTGAGTCTAATGGTCTGAGAGTTTACATGGTTAAGGTACGAGGTGAGTGTGGTGATCTTGGAATGGAAGTTTAAACTATGTGCTGTGTGTAAATGGGGGGAATTTACTTGAAGTACTGGCTTCCGGTCATGGTTCTGATAGAATATTATGACTTGTAATGGTTCAAATACCATCGTGGCAACATTAATGAGTGTGTAAAAACTGAACAAAAATGCATAAAGAAGGATGCTGAGAAACAGCGTTCAACATTGAGAGTTGCCATCCGCATTGTACGACTTGTCCTTTACTTTAGACAGTAAACTGTAATCAAGAATACTGCCTTTGGTTGACACGACATACTTTAGAAGTGAAATGTTCAAATCGCATGATCTGTCAAATATACAGCTGGCGTCGAAGTTTACTATTTAGTTAGTTTTGAGTTTGCCATGCATACAGTTCTGCAGGTGCTGAGTCTATTACTGCCTACAATAAGATTCCTTCGACTCTGATGGTGCCATTTACGTTTCGATGGGGTTGAGTTTACGTGGTAACCGGATTCGCCCGAGTTGAAAGAACTTTCGCATTGCCAGAGTTACTCTCTACGCCAAACGTTAAAGTCGTTCGGTCATTTTCCGACATCACAGCGGGTTGAGCGATGCTTCAACTTAATTTATCAATGATGAATCATAAATATGCACAGCCTGAGCATATCCAAGTCTAACGTTAATCTTAGTCTAACCGCCTCCTTCTCtgctcttcctcatcacccaacAATGCATCTTCCTCTGAGCCATGCTTCCGCTCAGCCCCTTTATACAAAATGTAATGCTGCACGAAAAACACGCAATCATACACCATGCTCACATTACCCAAGGCAAATTTGACAGGGTTGCCCGTAATGCCACTCCAGTCGTGCTGCTGGTAAGTGTGAATCCCCTGCTGGGCGGTGCTCAGAATGCCACCCACAAAGTCAAGTGTAATCTGCCAAATGCTCCATCCCTTGGTACTCTGGTTGCGGTAGTTGGCGAGAATCTGTGGCGTGAATTTGATAAGGgttattataagcttaaCATAGCCTACTGCGTAGATGATGTCAAGCTCGCACCAGTCGGTGGCGGGATCCACGGGgcccttggcggcggccgaCGCAACGACGAGGTAGGTGATGAAGACGCCGAGGACGCAACCCAGTGCAATACCGGTGATGAAGCGGCTGGGGCGGGTGCCGGTGGACGGTGTGAAGCCCCAgagctggcggaggaggtaTTGCGACAGAGtgatgctggagatgatggataCGTGGAGGGCAAAGGTAATGTCGTTGAACTGAACGGTGGGCGTCAGGTCTTTGTGTCGAGCGGCGTATTGGCTGCGAATGACGGGGGAGTAGTAGAGGGCGACGTTGGAGACAAAGTATGCCACGAAGCCTGTCGGATGTCAGTTGTTTGTTGCGAAGGCTGCCAGCCAGTCCCACGAGGCGTAAGGTAGTAAACTGTACCTATGACGTTGATGAATGGGAAATCAACAGTAGTTCCAGAGGTGCTTTTCCGTCGGAGATTCAATATCAGCTGCGGATAGAACGAAGCGCTCCAGCAGAAGGTGTAGATCCAGCCAAACACGGCTGAAACGACTGTGAGGAAACCCATGGTTGGCTTCGTGCGCCGACGACGTTAGAACAAGCGTTGCTGGCAGAATCAGAGCATGTAGTCGAAATCGCGAAACATTTGCGCTATCCGATACGCTATTGACGACGCTGAAGGAGCATGCTGCTTAGAGAAAGTGAGGATGAGGGAGCAGAATTTAGTCGCATgtcaatgatgaagtcgagTGACTGCTAGTGTGACGTGAAAAGGTACGTACCTTCAGCCCTGGGGTATTCTTGTGGTTTCAGTCGCACCTTCCCAACGAGGGCGACAGGCCCAACGTGAATGGGCGGCGTCGAAGAAATGCAAGGTGGGGCACGGTCAATTTGATCCTTCGATATCGATTCTTCAGTCTTTTATTTTACTTTTATTACTTCTTGTGAGAAGCCTTGCTATGTCCCAGCCCGTCCGTCTTGTGTTGTCAGACACATACCCAACACTCGAAAATTAGGCGTGCTCCGGCCGGCTTGTGAGAGGTTGCACGCTGTCGGTGTCACGCTCTCTGATACTTTCGTTTGATTGCTCAAGATGGGCGCGTGAGCACGCAAGTTGGGACGCGTTTCATTGGCGACGAATGTCGTCAAGCAGCGGGACTGGCATCACTGTGAATGCCCCGTATGTTAGACTGGTATGGTAACTCTTGCGGCTTGCTTCGGAATAAGCTGACGATACAAGTTCGCCCAGGGTCTCGTCTCACAGCATTGTGCTCCTTACCCAGCAGAGGTCAAGAATCTGTGGCTATTCCCGGCGATATATCCGGGGACACAATGGCGGGACGGTTCGAAGCATTGAACCCCTTTCACCGTGTCTGATGCAATAATGGAGATGTTGATGCCGACCGATGCACGTGTGTGAATCAGTCCTCTGGCATCATGGTTCGGCCCTTACATCTGCGGCACATTCAATAAGACAAGACACGTATTGTTACAACACATCACATTCAACATGATCACAGACACTAAGCAATTGTTGCAATCATTTCTAACATTGTCCCGGCCCCCTTCCAAATATAGACATTAAAAGTATTGGTCAAACTAAATTGGTATCTTTACCAGCTAATACATACAGCTGCAAATAATCGTACCGAAGCCCGTCGGTCTGTCTTGTCCACCATCTTATTCATACAACACGGACGTTTAGTCGACAATGTCAGcggcattctcaacaacattgTTGGCAGTTGAAGAGACGTCACCAGTGGCGTTATCGACGGTCGTGGTGGTCTGCCCGACGGTCTCATCAGTGTCGATGGGGAGAGCCGTTCGCTTTCCAACGGGGAGGTCACCGGTGATAGAAGAAACAGTCTCACCAAGGCCACCGACgacatccttcttcttcaggccgCCAACGGGAAGACCACCAGTGATACCAGAAACAGTCtcaccaaggccaccaaggacatcatccttcttcttcaggccgCCAACAGGAAGACCACCGGTGATGCCGGAAACCGTCTCACCGAGGCCCCCAAGGACgtcatccttcttcttcaggccaCCAACAGGAAGGCCACCAGTGACGCCAGAGATGGTCTCGCCGAGACCACCAAGGacatcatccttcttcttcaggccgCCAATGGGGAGACCGCCGGTAACGCCAGAAACAGTctcgccaaggccatcagTGGAATCGCCACCGAGCAAACCGCCGACAATatcggccttcttctttaaGCCGCCAACAGGGAGAGCGCCAGTGACACCGGAAATAGTCTCACCAAGGCCGTCGGTGTTGCCAACAGGTGAGCCGTTGCCCAGCAAACCGCCAACAATgtcttctctcttcttcaggCCACCAACCGGAAGACCGCCAGTGATGCCGGAAACAGTCTCACCGAGGCCACCGAGGACgtcatccttcttctttagGCCGCCGACGGGGAGAGCGCCCGTGACGCTGGAAACAGTCTCTCCAAGACCACCGACGAtgtcgtccttcttcttcaggccaCCAACAGGAAGACCACCAGTGACGCCGGAAAGAGTCTCACCAAGGCCGCCAGTAGAATCGCCACCGAGCAAACCACCGACGACAtcctctctcttcttcagGCCACCAACCGGGAGGCCCTGGGTGGCACCTCCAACAGGAAGACCCTTGGTAACAGTGTCGACAACGGGTCCAACCACAGGGACACTGTTGGCGAGTCCGCCAACAGCAGTATCTCTCTTCAGTCCAACGTCCTGAGTGATGCCAGAGACTGTATCAGTGACGCCACCAAGGCCAGCGAGGTTGCCGGTGTTGATTGGAGCACCGAATGAGCTGCCGTAAAGGCAAGTAAGGAGAACAGCGTAGACTGAAGGGTGCATTTTGAAAATCGTAGCGAGTGTAGTGAGTAAAGGAGTGTGATTGGCAGTGAaaaatgaatgaatgacgTGCCGAACGCTGTGATTGCAAAATGTGCAGACTAGAAGATTTCCAACTCCCACAGGCCAGGGACAGATCTTTATAACGCACCAAATAGGGGCCGGGACGCGCGATGATGCGATCTTCAGGCAAATTCGATGCTAGACATTGTAATAGGCAGACTGTCTCATGATGTCTCTTCCGGGAGGGATCTACAACAAAGCTTGGCCATTCGCCTTGCGCATCTGTGAGACATGCTTGTTCGACCAGGGTAATGCCGTGTATTCCCCGCCGGCAGTGCTCGAGCGCAGGACATGGTTGCTTTGGTATTATGGGGAAGATTTAATAAATCGTGTTGATCGCTGGGAGTAGTACAAATGAAATTACCCCATCTTGACTGATCGTCTCCTTTGTTGTTGGTACACGGGCGTCGTGGGAATATCTTTCTATCGTCGCGACGCCTTTCATTTTTATGTTGCGTAGGGGATGGCTTAGACTGTTGAGACGACGGTCACATGTAACAAGGATTCGCTAGAGGACGAAAAACAATTAAAGAAGGCGAACGGAGTAAAAACATCAGCTTGAATACAATGACCGCGTGGGTACCTATCAAACAATGTTTAAAGGGAGACTCGTCCATTGGTGTGGATAAGATGATTGCAAGCCCCTGTCAAGCCACGAGGTTGTAGTGTGTACTTCTTTCAGGATGTGCAATTGCACCATTTGGGGATGCAGTTTCGCAGTTTGTGAGATGGCAGATGGTGACCACCTTGTTGTCCCGCGTAAAGGTCTAACACACGGTGGTGGTATATTTTGGTGTGGTGAGGTGAAATGAGTCATGAACTCTCGTGAAAGACGCCTCAATGTCTTTCTTGTTGTAATGAGGCGCTTATGAGATCTGTATCGTAGAGTGGCGCTCTGAAATACTGACATCTCTCAGACAATTCGGCTCAAATGTGCTGCACAGAGGAATCGGCGATAGGAGAGTGCGCTAATCGTCCCGTCGCGGTGCGGTGCGGCACGTCATGGCAAGCGAGATGAAGTTATTGTGATTGTGAGTTGTCACTCTGTGGCACCACAGCGTCAGGGTTACGAGCTTGTTGGTTTGCTtgtttacggagtacttggcTGTGAGACACGGTAATTGGGATTGGGTTATGTCTTATACAGACGCGCTGTGATGGGTTTTTATATTGATGTGACATCATCTTCTGTCTTGGATGTTTTCTACGTGGCTGCGTGCACATTGGAGGGATGGTTTATTGAGTACGAGGGATGGTAGCATGAGTTGAAATGAGATTGTTGCTGCGTGGTTGCTGTATCATGAGCGAGCGATGTGATGGTTGCTTCAACCACACAGATGAGTTTCTACTTCTTCATTTCAACTGCATTTTCAATCCATAGTACACATATCAGTCACACGTTGTAACATTGTaaatggacgacgacggatTACTTCCTTTGGCATTGGACGCCATTGTCCACTAGCCCGATCGACTCCAAGCCAACGATTCCATCATCCAATGAGCTCATGTCACACATCTCCAAATGCCGACACTCACAGCCCGATAAACTTCCGAATAGACAACCTCTATCATTCATCCCAGATTTGGTATTCTCTCGCAACAATGAATCCATCTCATCCAACGCATGGTCATCGCACCGGCTAACCCATCACACAACCGCGACATCCGgccaaaaccaccatgacaacaccatcaccatctccttcaaccacaatctcaccatcaccaccctgcCACTTCCTCAACCTCCCCATCGAACTCCGCCTCCAAATAtacaccctcctcctcctcctccccccaTACTCCAAACACACAATCCACCCTACTCCCATCCACGCCTCCATCCTCCGCACCTCTCGCCAAATCCACGCCGAAGCCTCCCCGCTGCTCTACGCCAAAAACACCTTCCTCGCACATCCCTCCCTCCTAACGTCCTTTCCCCGCCTACGCGAACACTACCTCCCCgtcaaggaggagctggctaTATCCAGAATCCGCCGCTTCCACCTGCTGATCCGGCTGGATTGCGATCTGGCGTATTCGAGGGACGCGGCGGCCCGGGCCTTCTCCCGGCTGGACGAggtggttgttgatgttgcgCAGGCGGTGTTTCTGGGGGTTGGGTATGAGAATCTGCGTGTGTTGGAGGGCGTGAGGGGCGTGAAGAGGGTGGTTATAAGGGGGAGTACGACGGGGTTTGAGGGCTATGTGGAGTGGTTGACGGGTGTGATGGAGGgggatggcgatgttggGGAGTATGTTGATGTGTGAGGGACGTTTTTGGGGTTAAGTGGTAGGGCGATTTGGATGGGAGGTGAGGCTGTGAGCCTATGGTTGATATGTAGGTGAAGGCGTAGGTGTAGATGAAGCTTTTGCTTGCATCTCTTCACTACGGCCCTTGGACGTGGCCGCAATGGCTACaacgatgacaatgacgaccACGAGCGCTGCTAGGGCAACCCTTACCCACGGTTTTCCCCATGCCCTCTTCAAAACCGGGGTGCGATGGTATAGAATTGCAGGTTTGTCCATTTCCGATTCAGATGACGCGGCGGCGGGTGATGTATAGTCTGACATTTTGGGTATGATGGATGAGAATTGCAGGATTCAATGCTCTGAACAAGTCACGGATGGGGGTTTTATGTCTATTCCGCATGGCAAGCGTCGTCTTTGTATGGTGACTATGAAACAGGGTGGTGACGCATACAATCAAGGTTACGATGATGAGTGTTTCAActtttttggtgttttgttttgtccTTTGACATGGAAGGACACATCGGGAAAGGTTTTGAAACTTGGTATATTCTGGGATTGGAGTTGGTCAAagggatgggatggtgaCACGAGATTGGGATCGAGTGCAGACGATGAACTAGCTTACATGCTATGATATTGATACAATCTAATCAGACATAAAAGACATAAACCTGGTGCGAGGAATGAGCGTGAGAGAAGTATGTGACCGGTATATGGAAAGAGATGGTGAGAAACATCGAGTTGATATCTTATCAGGTGCAGCATCTAACCAACTAACTCCTTAGGATGACCACAAATTTGCTCTAATATATACCCGACAAATAGAAATGAGTCTATTATTGCGAAGAATACAATCTCTTGCATTAAAAGTGTGTTGACCATTCACACCAACAAACCGCCCCTAGCATATACCGTAGatcccatcttggccaatacGGCCAAGCACCACAACTCTCATCTCAAGATCATGAACCTGGAGTTCCTACAACTTTGAAATAGAATCTCTCTTGGGATGCACCCAGACAAAGTTACCCTCCTCCACAATATCGCGCAACGCAACGAAAGACGAATCATCAATCGCTCGAAGGAACTCAAACTCTTCAAAACCTGTGTCTCCAACTTTCAACGACAACGTGAAGATGTCTTTCAAATCTGTCTTGTGCTCTTCCTTCCATCTTTTGGAAATTCTTTTGATCTGAGCATCGCGGTCTACTTCGGAATTGCAGTGACATGTGAGTTTTTCGAGGCGGTCGCccattgtgtgttgtgtACGCGGATAGACCGATACAATGCTTTTCGTTGTTTCGTGGGGGATGACCGTCTTTTAGCAGACTCGGAGGGTAATTGAGTTGGATAAAGACTGCCGAAGATGTCTCTAGCTGTGGCGTTGGAGAGGGGTGAGATTGTAAGTTGCTTTTGCAGTCGTTAGGACGGGATTGAATGGCCCTTTTGGTGTAACTGTAGCAAGAAGACCTACGGGAAAGTTTTAAGGAATTTAGATTCTTGTGATGCTCTGCCGTTGCTATGGTAAAAGCTGGTGCCTATGCCGTGGCAGAGGCTTTATACTCGAGGCACATCCTtgtgaagatggtgatgtgcAGTGAAAACCGCCTGGGGAGGAACTCGCAAACAACCTCCCAATACGGATACTTGAGAACAATTGGCTTCTAGTGCTAGATATAAGCTGGGGGTTTTCGGCAAAAATTCACGCATAGCACTGTCGGAGTACAGTGTACAAGATGTCTTATTTTAGCTGGTTGTAGGAAAGATGAGTGAAAGCTTTCAGATATGCTCCCAAGCGATCAATAGAGAAACAGGCCACGTAGAAAGCCCATTAAAGAAGACGGTCTAAGTCCTGTTCATCACGATTTGTCGTTTCCCAAGGCGCTATAGAGAAAATGAAACATGGTTAAATCCAGAGTAAATGTCACGATCTAATTCTCATGCACCCACAACAAGCGCATATATACGATACCACGCATATAAACTCATCTTTGACAAGAAAATAGACAAGACGAGGAACTGATTTGCTAACTCCCGTCACCATTGTCGAGGTAATGACCGGTACGCCCCGAGTTATCTACTTGCTTGTTGTATGCGGACTAAGAACTCCCAGACAGCTTGGGGCTATGGCTAGACTTGACGACATGAAATACACACAACTGTAACTTGGGCACTGTAAGTGGATACTTTTGCTGCCAAAAAGGTGGAATGTGAGATTACATCGACATGGCGCGTGGTTCGATATACAAATGGTAATGGTGTGTTGAGACCAAATTGGAGGGTCGCGTTGACATAGATGAATTGTGGACCACGTAGAACGAGAGTATATTTTCTATATTAAAAGAGTGACGTACATCTTGATTATAAGATGAGTTTTGTATTAAAGAAGGACTATTTAAGAGGGTATATGCCTCTATACAACCCGCTAATCCGCCGCCCGGATTCTCCTCATCAAAACGCAGGTATTCACCCGCCGAATAGACCTGATCATCCTGACATAAGAAACTGGATCTCGTGTGGTAAGAGGCTACGCGTAAGTTTATATACAGGCGCCCATGAGGGCCGAGATTCTTTGGTCCGTAGAATACGAGTCAGCCGATTGAATTGCGCCTCCGACACATTCTCAGTTATGCTCTCCTCATTTTGAAGCTCAAAAACATAATTGTACTCGTTTCTGTCGTTTAGCGTAGGGTCCTTGAACTTTAAGCGGAAAATGCTGTCGAAATTGGTCATATTCGTCGCTTTCCATTTCTCTCTAATGGATTCTAACCAGCTCTTCTCATCGTCCGGGTTACACGAAAAAACCACCAGCCCGTACTTCGTTTTGTAGGGAAAAGTTATAGAGGCCATTATTCGTTGTAGCTGAGAATAGCAGCGAGTACCGCTGATTATGTTCTTGTCGTGATCGTAGGTTGTAATAGTGATGAGTTGTTCCTGTAAGAGGCCACCCGGCAGCGACTCCAGAAGACGGCGATGTACAGGCTTTGCAAAATAAACGAAATTTGTCTTTGTGGGCTTTTGAGATGCCAAGGGCTGGCGAGGTTCTCTTGCCAGTTTGTGTGCTTGTCTGGAGGTGGGTTCAAAAAACAGAAAACATAAACAGATCTGGACAAGATTGTTCGCTCTGTTGACGGAATGGCTTGGAAGATATGCGCGATTGTAGTGATATGAGGTATGTTGCATGGCTACGATTCTCGATACTACGGGGAGAGGTGAGGGCTTTATATACTTGAAGGTTCATGCTGATGACGACTGTACTACAAAACGCAGTCTCTGAGCAAGACTCCGAAGTTGGAGTACAATAAGTGACGAGACAGTGTTCATCGCGTGGTGTCACTTTTTGGAGGCTACAACGCATGTTCCTCGCGAGGACAGGTGTTAAAGTAGAGGCACGTAGATGGTCTTGGAACCTTGTACTCTATTAAAAACATGCTTGTTCTATTCAAGTGCTGTGATGTGGTATGAACTCATGTTGCAGTAACCAAAACTTGAGCAAGATGATacagatgaagatgtggCTGCTTCTTCGTTCCAATTTTAACGGCGAGGTCGTCAAAATAACTGTTGAATCTACAGTGGACTCAAACAACCTTCCACACAATTGTAACTTTGGTATTCTAAGTGGATAACTTTGCTAGCAAACAAGATGGTGTTACGGCTACCTTGAACAGCAACATGTTCGATATAGTATGGTATGTTGAAACCAGGTTGGCGAGTTGCGAAATACGGCTCGGCCAAAGGATGAGTTTGCCATAAAAGAAAAACATATCAATTTTATTGTCTCCTAATCCTTCACCTAAATCCACCTCACGATACAAGTACGTGTTCACTGCCCGGCCGTTTCCTGTTTCGCAATCAAGAACGCATAATCCGATTCATGACCTCCCTCCCCTTCTCAATACACGATTTCGCTTAGACGGAGGCGCTGGGTTAGAATTTCACGCAACGACAGAAGCATCTCCAACCCCTTCCCTGGTCCAATTGCGCCCCTATTTTTAATGACATAATGcaactgggcagtcaattCCGGACTCGTCCCAGCGGGAATTGTCGTCGGCATTTCACCCCGGAGAAGTGGAAAAACGTAAAAATCATCCGTGAGCTTACTGCCGTTCTTTTTTTcccattcttcttcaacatgcTCCAGGATTAGGTCGTCGCCCGTACCACCGTACAAGATGCTCACCTTCCCGCACTCTTTGATACTCTGGCGTATAGCTAGACATTCGGCCTCTACGACCGATCGCGGAGTAAAAAACGTAGCCATTGACTTCACTCTTCTTGTGGTCGAATCCCGCGAAAGTAAAGTATTGTTTTCGTATCAAGATGTTCAGAAGTAGCCTTGAACAATTAGACACGTGCCGAAATTTCGGAGGGCGAAAATGCCGTCTTTGTAGCTTTGCGATGCCGAGCGAGGACGAGGCTACCGTTAGCCCTTCTATGCAAATTTTCGAGACGGAGAGATCAGAAAGAGAGCACTGAGGTGGTTTTGTCGGAAATTTTGTCTGTAGAATAGCAATAAGCTTGGGAAGAATTATCCGATGGTTTGACGGGTTTGTAGCGTATGGTCCAAGATTCTTTGGTGCCACAGTAGAAAGGAAAGTTTGAGGGCTTTATATATCGAAGGTCCATTCTGATGACGACTGTGATTAAGAAACAGAGTGTCTGAAGAAGATTCTGGAGTGGTAATACAATGAATGAGCAAGCAGTGTTCAACGTGTCACTCTAGGGGGGTTCGACGCCGCTTGTTCTTCACAGGTGCATGTGTTATGGCAAAGGCACATGGATGGTCTTGGGGCTTTCTGCTCTGTTTGGAACATATTCCCTACTGTCTAAGTACTGCGACATAGCCTGAACTCATGTTGCATTAAGCAAAACTTGGGCAACCTGGCACAGATGACGCTGAGGCTGCGTAATGACGATGGCATGGTCAAAATAGCCGTTGAATCTACAGTGAACTGGGACAACT from the Pochonia chlamydosporia 170 chromosome 6, whole genome shotgun sequence genome contains:
- a CDS encoding cystinosin (similar to Metarhizium acridum CQMa 102 XP_007806828.1), translated to MGFLTVVSAVFGWIYTFCWSASFYPQLILNLRRKSTSGTTVDFPFINVIGFVAYFVSNVALYYSPVIRSQYAARHKDLTPTVQFNDITFALHVSIISSITLSQYLLRQLWGFTPSTGTRPSRFITGIALGCVLGVFITYLVVASAAAKGPVDPATDWCELDIIYAVGYVKLIITLIKFTPQILANYRNQSTKGWSIWQITLDFVGGILSTAQQGIHTYQQHDWSGITGNPVKFALGNVSMVYDCVFFVQHYILYKGAERKHGSEEDALLGDEEEQRRRRLD